The following coding sequences lie in one Haloterrigena sp. KLK7 genomic window:
- a CDS encoding DoxX family protein, with amino-acid sequence MTTSAISPDARNTFESTIGGYTVGGRAHSLSAWFVLSLRLMMGWAFAYSGFTKITAAEPFSAGGYLANVAATNGNPLADAFTWMAATPWFVEFANVAVPWGELFIGLGLLVGAFVRLAAFFGALMMLMFYFGNWDIAHGVINGDFAYMLVFLAVAAFGAGRILGLDRLIENYDLGGQTLIERYPALEYVLG; translated from the coding sequence ATGACTACATCCGCAATCTCCCCAGACGCTCGCAACACCTTCGAGAGCACGATCGGCGGCTACACGGTCGGCGGCCGCGCCCACAGCCTGTCGGCGTGGTTCGTCCTCTCGCTTCGACTCATGATGGGTTGGGCCTTCGCGTACTCCGGTTTCACCAAGATCACCGCGGCCGAACCGTTCAGCGCCGGGGGCTACCTGGCCAACGTCGCGGCGACCAACGGCAACCCGCTGGCGGACGCGTTCACCTGGATGGCCGCGACGCCGTGGTTCGTCGAGTTCGCGAACGTCGCCGTCCCGTGGGGCGAGCTGTTCATCGGCCTCGGACTGCTCGTCGGTGCGTTTGTCCGCCTCGCGGCGTTCTTCGGCGCGCTGATGATGCTCATGTTCTACTTCGGAAACTGGGACATCGCGCACGGCGTCATCAACGGTGACTTCGCGTACATGCTCGTGTTCCTCGCCGTCGCCGCCTTCGGCGCCGGCCGGATCCTCGGCCTGGACCGACTCATCGAGAACTACGACCTCGGCGGCCAGACGCTCATCGAGCGCTACCCCGCCCTCGAGTACGTCCTCGGCTGA